In Micromonospora sp. NBC_01813, the following are encoded in one genomic region:
- the sepX gene encoding divisome protein SepX/GlpR, which produces MPTSVLLAVLAAAGLLALAPALVRRYDATERLVAERAQSTARVLQRRRRRRTVPGRHPVNPPPGRRLTVRAGVGSDGGTASAGEAFNDPSAPVSASPRSAVPTSAVPSSGGPAGGRRSGRLRLVPAAAGRRRRPPARRHTPAVVRRRRVFAALLLLNLVELIGVVVVGPGFWISFAVTGLLLAAYLVHLRNRAVAERRRRRLRAREAAWLADRQAEVRREQARRAAARREQQRRLAAQREVVRRAAMGLDRPRDLPAAASGGGGVAGSVSYRRTGGLRGRPYEAGRSYDTPRS; this is translated from the coding sequence GTGCCGACCTCGGTGCTCCTCGCCGTCCTCGCCGCCGCCGGGCTGCTCGCTCTCGCTCCGGCGTTGGTACGCCGGTACGACGCTACCGAGCGCCTGGTGGCGGAGCGGGCGCAGTCGACGGCGCGGGTGCTGCAACGCCGCCGCCGTCGTCGCACCGTGCCCGGAAGGCACCCGGTGAATCCGCCACCGGGCCGCCGGCTCACCGTACGGGCCGGGGTGGGTTCGGATGGTGGTACGGCGTCGGCGGGCGAAGCGTTCAATGACCCGTCCGCACCGGTCTCGGCGTCGCCCCGCTCCGCCGTGCCGACCTCTGCCGTGCCTTCCTCCGGCGGTCCGGCTGGCGGCCGGCGGTCCGGCCGGCTGCGGCTGGTTCCCGCCGCCGCCGGGCGACGTCGCCGACCGCCAGCGCGCCGGCACACCCCGGCGGTGGTCCGCCGGCGTCGGGTGTTCGCCGCGCTGCTGCTGCTCAACCTGGTCGAGCTGATCGGCGTGGTGGTGGTCGGCCCCGGATTCTGGATCAGCTTCGCCGTCACCGGGTTGCTGCTCGCCGCGTACCTGGTGCATCTGCGCAACCGGGCGGTCGCCGAGCGGCGTCGCCGTCGGTTGCGGGCTCGGGAGGCTGCCTGGCTGGCCGACCGGCAGGCCGAGGTACGCCGGGAGCAGGCCCGTCGGGCCGCCGCCCGCCGCGAGCAGCAGCGCCGGTTGGCCGCCCAACGGGAGGTGGTGCGCCGGGCCGCGATGGGCCTGGACCGGCCCCGGGATCTGCCGGCGGCGGCCAGTGGCGGCGGCGGGGTGGCTGGTTCGGTCTCCTACCGCCGTACGGGTGGCCTGCGCGGTCGGCCCTACGAAGCCGGCCGCAGCTACGACACCCCCCGCTCCTGA
- a CDS encoding RNA-binding domain-containing protein encodes MSDLSAQVARWVAAGEQYDVEFKGELRERLNDRDLVEAVVCLANGRGGVLLVGVEDDGTVAGARPRHEAGRTDPLRLQALVANSTQPPLSVTAEVVQVGQKEVLVLRVPDSPRVVGTTRGTYVRRAVAGDGRPTCLPYHAHEMLAHEVDRGAVDWATLSVGGTNWEDLDPLEFERARRLAGASGAAADRLLATLSDREIANALGLMRNDTAVTAGALLLFGKVDAIRDYLPTHDAAFQVLRGLEVQVNDFMPYPLFRLAEEMFARFKARIQEDELQFGLFRVSVATYSETAFREALANALIHRDYTRRGAVHVQWTEDQLEISSPGGFPSGIRLDNLLVAPPHPRSPLLADAFKRIGLVERTGRGINRIFAEQLRLGRSAPDYGRSSGDQVVAVLPGGPANLSITRWVIEQENQQGAPLGLPELQILSELERERRASTGALAHVLQRTDAETRTLLARMVERGWVEARGEGKGRSWHLSAAVYRALEAPSGYVRIRGFEPLQQEQMVLQYVDAHGRISRSQAADLCSLGSEQASRLLRRLAREGKLEAQGERRGTTYVKPGRWKRE; translated from the coding sequence GTGAGTGATCTGTCCGCCCAGGTTGCCCGCTGGGTGGCAGCCGGTGAGCAGTACGACGTCGAGTTCAAGGGTGAGCTGCGTGAACGGCTCAACGACCGTGACCTTGTCGAGGCGGTGGTCTGCCTTGCCAACGGTCGAGGGGGAGTTCTCCTGGTCGGGGTGGAGGACGACGGCACGGTTGCGGGTGCCCGTCCCCGCCACGAGGCAGGCAGAACGGACCCACTTCGCCTGCAGGCTCTTGTCGCGAACTCCACCCAACCGCCTCTCTCTGTGACGGCCGAGGTGGTTCAGGTCGGACAGAAGGAAGTCCTGGTCCTCCGCGTCCCGGACAGCCCTCGCGTCGTTGGGACAACGAGAGGCACTTATGTGCGGCGGGCGGTTGCCGGCGATGGTAGGCCGACATGTCTTCCGTACCATGCTCACGAAATGCTGGCACACGAGGTGGATCGCGGCGCAGTGGACTGGGCAACGCTCAGCGTTGGCGGTACAAACTGGGAAGATCTCGATCCGCTGGAGTTCGAGCGTGCACGACGGTTGGCTGGCGCATCGGGTGCTGCTGCTGACCGTCTCCTTGCAACACTGTCTGATCGTGAAATCGCGAATGCGCTAGGACTGATGCGGAACGATACGGCTGTTACTGCGGGGGCACTTCTCCTCTTCGGGAAGGTCGATGCTATTCGGGATTACTTGCCCACGCATGACGCAGCATTTCAGGTTCTGCGGGGTCTTGAGGTCCAAGTGAACGATTTCATGCCATATCCTCTGTTCAGGTTGGCTGAGGAGATGTTCGCACGCTTCAAGGCCAGGATTCAGGAAGATGAGCTGCAATTTGGTCTGTTTCGTGTGTCGGTTGCCACCTACTCCGAGACCGCGTTTCGTGAAGCGCTGGCCAACGCGCTCATCCATCGAGACTATACGCGTCGTGGTGCCGTGCATGTGCAGTGGACCGAGGACCAGTTGGAAATATCGAGCCCGGGTGGGTTCCCGTCGGGCATACGGCTGGACAACTTGCTCGTCGCGCCACCGCATCCTCGCAGTCCGTTACTGGCTGATGCTTTCAAGCGGATCGGTCTGGTGGAACGAACGGGGCGCGGAATCAACCGCATATTCGCCGAGCAGTTGAGGCTCGGTCGGTCGGCCCCGGACTACGGACGGAGCTCGGGGGATCAAGTAGTTGCAGTTCTTCCGGGTGGGCCGGCGAATCTCTCGATCACCCGATGGGTGATCGAGCAGGAGAACCAGCAAGGAGCGCCACTGGGCCTCCCTGAACTTCAAATCCTCTCGGAACTTGAACGGGAGCGCCGGGCCAGCACCGGGGCGTTGGCTCATGTGCTGCAACGGACCGATGCTGAGACGCGGACTCTCCTCGCCCGTATGGTGGAACGAGGTTGGGTGGAAGCTCGGGGGGAAGGTAAAGGGCGTAGTTGGCACCTGTCGGCGGCGGTATACCGGGCGCTGGAGGCCCCTTCCGGATACGTGCGGATCCGCGGCTTCGAGCCATTGCAACAAGAGCAAATGGTGTTGCAATACGTGGACGCTCACGGCCGGATAAGCCGATCGCAGGCAGCCGATCTCTGCTCGCTCGGTTCCGAGCAGGCGAGTCGATTGCTGAGGCGATTGGCGCGGGAGGGAAAACTTGAGGCTCAGGGAGAGCGGCGGGGAACGACGTACGTGAAACCAGGCCGATGGAAGCGGGAGTAG